Below is a genomic region from Pseudomonas berkeleyensis.
GGGTGGTCAGCCAGGCCGTCCAGGTCTTGCCGTCCAGGTCGTCGTGCAGCAGGCAGTGGCGCGCCAGGTCACGCGGATGCTTGAGCGGTAACTGGTTGAACAGGCCAGGGCTGCACACCGGAAAGAATTGCAGGGTCGGCAACGGCCGCACGAAGTAGGCACTGGCATCGTCCGGGCCAGTGCCGTAGGTGATGGCGATGTCGATATCTGCCGCCGGCAGCGAGGCGTCGAGCGGCTGCTCGTGCAGGTGCAGGGTGACCTGAGGATGGCGCTCGGCGAAATCGGCCAGGCGCGCCACCAGCCACTTCTGCGCCAGCTCGGCGGTCACCGCGATGCGCAACTGGGCTTGCGAGCCGGGGTCACGCAGTTCGTCGCAGGCCTCGCCGATCAACTCAAAGGCCTGCTGCAGACGACTGAGCAGGCGCCGCGCCTGGGGCGTCGGGCGTACCTGACGGCCATCACGC
It encodes:
- a CDS encoding LysR substrate-binding domain-containing protein, producing MRRLPSLTALRTFEAAARHAHFGRAAAELCVTDSAVSHQIRQLEEQLGSTLFERDGRQVRPTPQARRLLSRLQQAFELIGEACDELRDPGSQAQLRIAVTAELAQKWLVARLADFAERHPQVTLHLHEQPLDASLPAADIDIAITYGTGPDDASAYFVRPLPTLQFFPVCSPGLFNQLPLKHPRDLARHCLLHDDLDGKTWTAWLTTHAGDIRPTRHLYLGHAGLTMEAAARGQGVAIGDNLTSGEDLASGRLVRPFAAQVPSLGQYALVCERLRLDKPAVAGFIEWFTDQLVDL